GTTAGAACAGCTGGCAAATACCTCATATACCCACCAAAAGAATACCAAGAAAAGCTATCAAAACTACACAGAAAGAAGGTCAAGGTGATAGTAATAGAAGAAAGTAATTAGAGGTAATTAAAATTCACGAGAAGTGATATAAAACTCCCAACGGCTTAATCAATATTTTTAGCGTGAGATGTGTTCGAGATGTTGAAGATAGTCGTTGTAATGATGATGTTGTTGATCATAGAGAGTGTTAGAGCAATTAGAACAACAAATTCTACTACCTTGGGGCCTACCAATATACAAACTACCTTATTCGAGAACACGCAAAAATCAAAATTTATATAGAGTTTGGGTGAGGTAGAGTCAAGAAATTGCCACAAATATTTTTCAGCTCGAGAAAAGCTCCAACGAAATCAGTGGCAAAGAGAAGTAGCTACATAACCACATAAAAAGGTAGCATCTATGATGAGGGGCCTAAGCACTGATACTATGATGATAATTGCACGTACTGATCAAAGCTATTTCTTTTCCTTTATATTAGGCTCTACATGAACCGTTGCTTCCCAGCCAAGCCTTTCCCTAATCTTCTTTTCTATTTCTGACGCTATCTCATGAGCCTTGTCTAGGCTTGTATTTGGATCTAGCCTTATATGAAGAGTTACCTCAGTGTGCATGCCATATCTGTGTACATGTATATGATGCAAGTCCTTAACCATGGGGCTTACCTCACTAACTATTTTATCAAGCTCTTTAATTTCTTCATTTGTTGGAGCCTTCCCAAGCAATTCGCTAGCCGATTCGGTAACAAGTTTCACTGCAACAACTATTATCATTATCGAGACAACAATTCCGAGAACACCATCAAGCCACCACAACATCTCGCCAAACAGTATTGCCACGGCTAGAAGTGCAGATGCTATGGCATCGCTTCTGTGGTGCCAGGCATCAGCAATAATGGAAGATGCATTATATTTTTTACCTAGCCTTATAGCCCAAATCGCTAAAAGCTCTTTAGCTATAGCCGATGATGCTAGAACTATAACGAGTATCCAGCTAAAAATAAGGCCTTCTCTTGATAGAAGTTTGTTAAAGCTTCTTTGTATAAAGTCTATGCCAACCATTATAAGCATAGATCCGATAACTGTTGATGCAACGAGTTCTGCTCTACCATGTCCAAATGGATGCTCTTTGTCAGCTGGTTTATACCCTATCCAAAATCCAAGTATAACAACAACTGATGTTAATGAGTCCGATAGTGTGTGGATAGAGTCTGCTATAACAGCTATTGAATTGAATAGAACACCGTAGTAAAACTTTACTATGAAAAGTAGGGTGTTCACAATTATTGAGACTAGCCCCTCCAAATACCCTGCATACTTTCTCTCATCTTCTTTGCCATACATAGCTATTCACCAACAGGTTAGCGACCCAATAGGTTTATAAATAATTACAGGATTAGACCAGTCAAAACTATTGAGCTGTCTTTGTAGAGAACACTGTTTTTAGATGTAAACTTATATTTCTTTGGAGAAGAATATTCTGACGCTATGGTGTCTACTTATGCTAAACGTTGATGAAATTAGAAAGGATTTCCCAATACTGAATAGATTGATCCATGAAAGAAAGCTTGTCTACTTCGATAACGCAGCCTCTACATTAAAGCCTATCCAAGTTATAGACGCCATAGCGAATTTCTACAAGAATCACTATGCAAATGTTCACAGAGGCTTTCACACTCTCAGCCAAGAAGCTAGCCAAATGTATGAACAGGCACACGAAACGCTAGCCAAGTTTATAAACGCTTATTCATGGGATGAGATAATATTTGTAAACAACACTACAGAAGGTCTAAACCTAGTCGCATATTCATGGGGGCTTCACAACATCAATGAAGGAGACGAAATAGTTCTGACAGTTATGGATCACCACAGCTCCATGCTACCATGGAGACACATAGCCAAGATGAGAAACGCCAAGGTAAAATACGTGAATGTTACACCTGATGGCTACCTAGACTACAACCACCTAGATGAGATAATCACTGAGAAGACAAAGGTTGTGGCATTTCCAATTGCAAGCAACGTTCTTGGGACGATAAACGATGTTAGCAGAATAGTTAAGAGGGCTAAAGAAGTTGGGGCGCTCGTGGTTGCTGATGGCGCCCAAAGTGTGCCGCACATCCCAACAAATGTTAGAGAGCTTGGGGTAGACTTCCTGGCGTTTAGTGGTCATAAGATGCTTGGTCCCACGGGCAGCGGTGTTCTGTGGGGTAGGAGAGATTTGCTTCAAGAGCTAAAACCGTTCAAGGTTGGCGGAGACACCATAAGGGATGTAACACTAGATGATGTTGTGTGGCTCGACCCGCCATGGAGATTTGAAGCAGGTACACCAAATATAGAGGCGGCAATAGGGCTTGCAACAGCGGCCGAATATCTAATGAAAATTGGTATGGAGAATGTCAGAAGACATGAGATCGAATTGGTTGAACATACACTAAAGTTACTTGTAGAGAGTTTCGGAGATGAGATAAGGTATTATGGACCTAGAAACCCAGAACATAAAACAGGTGTGGTAGCATTCAATGTCAAGAATCTCCATTTCCACATAGTTGCACAAGCACTAGACTACTTTGGCATTGCTGTTAGATCGGGTATGCACTGTGCCCACCCACTTCACTACGCTCTTAGAATAAGTTATGAGGATCCCCCACCAACATCAATACCTAGCAATGTTGATGAAAGGCTCAAGAGATTTGGTAGTGTGAGGGCAAGTTTCTACATATACAACACTAAGGAGGAGGTAGGATACTTCGTAGGGACACTATCAATGATAATATCGTTGAGAGAGCAGCTGAAGACAAAGCCTGTAGAGGCTGTTTGTACAGGAACATAAGCTATACCTTGTTTTTCCTAAGGACCTCCACCCTATCGGGATATCCAACAATAACCTCGTCGGCCATATCCACAAATAGACCTGTTTCAACAACTCCTGGGATGCTCTTTAGGGTATATGCGAGCTCTCTAGCACTAAATTCTTGAGAAGGTCTAACATCGACTATAACACCCCTTGTATCTGAAACGACATAGCCGTACTTCCCACTTTTCACAAATCTTATCGTTGCTTCAAAACCCATCTCCCTAAGTCTCTTATATACAATGCTGAGGGCCTCAGGCAGAACCTCTACTGGTATTGCATGTTTTTCTCCAAGTCTATTCACAAGCTTTGTATAATCAACCATATAGATTCTGTAGTTGGATGCATATGCAATTATCTTCTCTAGTGTTGACGCCCCTCCACCACCTTTAATCATATTCAGTTCTCTGTCAACCTCATCAGCTCCATCAACATACACATCAACCTTATCAACAGTACTCAGCTGTAAAACAGTAAAGCCGTTTTCCACAAGCCTCTGCGCTGTATAGAGAGAGGCACACACAAACTTTGCATCCCCAAGTTCCCGTCTCTTCACCAAAAGATCTAGGAATATATCTACAGTAGATCCGGTCCCAACACCCAGTATCCTAGGCCTCAAATTTAATATCCTCTTCAAGGCCTCTTCAGTCGCTCTATACTTGGCAACATCAATAGAGCTAGACATGGGCATCGCCTAACAGTATATAAAATTGTTTTAGATCTTTAGGGGTATTCAAATTGAATAGCTCTTTATAGGGATCCATAAAAATTTTGTTGACATCTAAATATAGGATGTTTGCCAATCGACCAGAATTATCTAAGCATTTGGTTATGCTCAGCTCCTCTCTATGGAAACACCGTTCCAATAGAGCCAAAAGGCTGTTTCTATAAATAGCGAAAAGAGGTTCTTTATATCCTGTTGACCCCCATTTTGGTATACACGCATCTGCATCATCTGGACACATAGAGACCATTCTTTCAATGCTACTCACATCAACCAAAGGCATGTCACATGCAACGATAAAGACATTGCTAAACATATTCAGAGCCTGGTACACAGCTGGTAGAGGCCCCACCAAATAATTGTCGATTATAACATTCAATCCCAGGCTATAAACTTCTTCAGCATCATTCATTGAGACAATAGCATATACGTCCACAAAAAATCTTGTCTTCAAAATCTTGCTATATATGTAAAGGATCATGGGTCTGCCAAGAACCGGATAAAGACATTTATTAATACCAAACCCAAACCGCGATGATCTCCCACCCGCGAGGATTGCTGCAACCAGCAATTTATTTACACTACCTCATGTTTTTCAAAACTCCTTTGGAGGTTTCTAACATTTCTATATGTAATGTATCCAAAGATCATCAATATAAGTGCGATAATCAGCGCTACTATAATTAGCAGAATAGCCTGCGATCCTACACCAAAACATATTGGTATAAAAAATAGTAGAATGCAGCCACCTCCACTAACCTCGATACTGCCCATACCTGTAGCGGGATTCAAAAGGTAGATGATTAATGGAAGGAGAGCTGCGATGAATAGTAAGATAAACCCTGCTACAATTAAGATTATTCCAGCTCTATACAAATCCATGGCAGCCCACTTCGCTAGCTAGGTGCAAGAAGCTGGTTTAAGACTATAAAAGTAATGGCAACAACTATCGTTAGTACAATGGCTAATATCACAAGGATTTTAGAAACCTCTTTGTTTGTCCCAAAAACAAAGGGTATTGGCCCGATAATGACGACAGCCCCACCTTCAACCTTCTTTTCTTCTCCTCTATACCCCCTTAAAGATTCTATGAAAATGAGTAGAAAGCCTAGGAGAATTAGTGCAAATGCTGTAGCGAGCAACACCATGAATATTATGGGTATAATGCTCATATCCAAAGCCCGGCATCATAAGATACTGTTATTACACTTAAAACATTTTCTGTGTATCTAGCATTTACCACTTTTAGAGCAGTTTAGGTATAGGAGGATTGCCGCTAGAGACTTCAAATCGGCTATGCTATTGTCATTCAAGCTATTCAAATATTCTTGGGGAGTCATATAAACAACATTTATTATCTCCCCAGCCTCTGGCTGAGCACCAACAAATCTAAGCTTCTTAGCAACGAAAATTGTTTGAACCTCGTCACTGTAGCCTGGAGATACAAAAGCTCTTGCAAGGGGTGTGAGCTCCTCGGCTACAAATCCTGTCTCTTCTCTGAGCTCCCTCAAAGCAGCATCTTTCAAATCTTCATTATTTTCAACCCTCCCAGCAGGAACCTCCAAAACCCAGGAGCTGACAGAGGCTCTCCACTGCTTGACGAAAACAATTCTACCATCATCAAGAACAGGCACTATGACTACGGCCTTGCCAAATTTCACAAGATCTTTCTCAATAATGTTGTTCCTCCATCTAACAACTCTTCTATAGAGAGCCACCCTCCTACCTTTGCACACAAACTCGTCACGAAGTATCGTGGGCTCCTCGTCAAACATTTTTGCAACCCCTAACGAATTTTTATGTAATGAGGGCTTAATTAATGTATAAAAGGTGTTTTGATCCATAAAAATTTTGATGATGAAAACCGGTTTCAGTTGATTGATGAGATGGAGTTACCCATCTGAATAAAGCGGCGAATTAATTTCTAAAGGGATTAAATGTAATAAGTGCTGTAATGTTGTATAAGTTTATAACTCTCCCACAACAATAGTTTTGGGTGTGGTAGAAATGGCGAAAATCGTACTTGGCACAAATCTCAGCTGGGCTGTGAAAAGATGGCCAATGCCGGAGGATTGGAGCGAGATCGTGGCGAAGCTTGATATAAAGTATGTGCAGTTCTCATTCGACCTCCTAGACCCGCGCTCTACACAAGATGCAGTAGATCATATGGCGGGGCTCATACTAGATGCTGTCAAGAGGTATGGTATAGTTATACACTCAACGTTTACAGGGCTCGCAGCATACTCATTCAACCTTCTATCACATCCAGATCCTATTATGAGAATGGATGCCCTCGACTGGTATATAAAGGCAGCCGACTTCACAGCAAAGTTAGGTGTAAAGGCTACAGGAGGACACATAGCAGCAAAAAGTGTTAAGGACTACAACGATCCGGGCAGAAGGGCATACATAGACTCAGTTCTATACGATGCTGTAAGGGTTCTGAGAAGATATGCGCAGGCAAAGGGTTTGGAAATGATTCTCTGGGAGCCAATGCCAGTCCCAAGAGAGACTCCGTGGACAATGGCAGAAACAGAAGAGGTTTTGAGGAAGGCCAACGAGGGTTCGGGGGCGGCAGTTAAGCTCAATATTGATGTTGGCCACCAATGCACTTTGCAAGGTGCAGAGGCAAGCCCATATGAATGGCTAAAAAGATTTGCTCCGCAATCCCCAGGCATACACATACAGCAAACCGATGGAAAAGCTGATAGGCACTGGCCATTCACAGAAGAATATAACAAAATCGGTATTATAAAACCAGATAAAATAGTTGAAGCAATAGATCAATCAGGAGCTAAAGAAGTCTACCTCCTTCTGGAATATATACCACCATTCGAAGCACCAGACGATGAAGTTCTAAAGAACTTAGAGATCACAATCAAATACCTAAAGCAGTTTATGCCAACAACATAAATCAACTCATTTTTATCCACATCTTTATTATAAATTAAATTTAGATACTATAAAATCATGAAAATGTAACTACTTATGCCCACATTTCAGCTCCTCTTAAATAGGTTTAGCCAGCAATCTGTTTTTCCTATAAGCCTTTGAATCGCAAATAATTAATTGTCAATTGGGAATTGAAGAAAAGCTTTGGGTTATTATCACTATTCGCTTTAATAAGTTTTAGCTACTGTTAAAATTAAAATTGGGTATAGATATTTCACCTATTGACCGGGGATATTACAGATATCACCAAGTTCAAGACCTGCCATAGTCACTTTTCATCTGTCTCCACATCTGTGAAGCATCATGAGGCAAAATATCATCAATTTTTGCAAGTCCTAACTCATTTTTACTACATATCTTTACGAATTCTCATTTGTCATAGCCAGTTCCCAGCATTCTACAAGTTTGTGTATGTTTCTTGCCTAGGCCCCACAGACTTCTCAGTGAGTGCAAAGGTAAAAGGCAATATTCAGTTGATGCAGAGTTGTCTCTAGGGTAATTATCTTGCTATCGGTCTTGGCACCAAATTTGTTTTTCTCATTGTCTTTAGTAAAATGTTTGTTGTGACCCCAGTTTTCTGGTGTTTATTGTAAATTGTAATAAGCTGTCATCGTGTTATTCCCAATTCTCTTCATCGTAGCGGGCAAGCTCCGAAATTTGTAAGCTTAACATAAGAAAACTTACTAATGTTGCTCAAGTTCAAGCGATTTCTTGTACTCTAAGCTGTGTTGCTTGAGCTCTTCTAAAATCTCTGGACTCCTTTTTAGGAGCTTATCTACTAAGTGAAGATATCTTGCAACCCTTACAGCATCTGGTGATATCTCAATTAGTTTCTCACCATTAACTACAACATAATGTTTTCTATAGATCTTCTCGCCAAGTATATACTCAGCCTCGTTAACAGCTGCGTGAAGCTGAAAGCAGTGGGGGCTTCCATCAACTGTTACAACGGTTATTGACTTCGGCTTAGACGATCTAACTATACTTGCTATCTTCCCATATAGTGCCGGGTGCTCCCTCTCGGGACATGCATACAGAACCGTCTTCCCCTTCGCCATTTCCTCTACAATACGGCTATTTATGTTTCTCAGGCATGCTGATACTATGAGGAGGTCTCCTCTTAGACAAGGTGTTTTAACCCATGTGCTCCAAAGCCAAGATTCACACAAACTCATATGCACCTCCCTTCTCAAGCCTCTTCAAAAGACTCTCTACAGTTACCCCACCCCTATTCTTAAGCCATTTGTCTAGAAGCAGAAAGACGCAGTACTGTCCACACATGGTACAGCTCTTCAAGTTCCCCTCAAACTGTGTTCTAATGGCGAGAGTCTTTTTCGGGTCTGGAGATAGCCTTATCTGCTTCTCCCAATCGAGTACAGCCCTGGCTATGCTAATCTCAGCATCTACCCTACCAGCTCTAGAACCAAGCTTTACCAGATCCCCGGCATGGGCGGCTATCTTAGCCGCTATAAGCCCCTCCTTAACTTGCTCAGGATTTGGCAAACCCAGGTGCTCCGATGGTGTGAGATAGCATATGAGGTCTGCCCCAGCTGCAGAAGCTATTGCAGCACCTATAGCACTTGCTATATGGTCATAGCCAACAGCAGCATCTGTTACAAGTGGTCCTAGAACATAGTATGGGACACCCCCACTCAAGCTCTTCATAAGCTTGATATCCGCAACAACCTTGTCTAGCGTCATATGGCCGGGGCCCTCAATCATTACTTGAACCCCCTTGCTTATAGCATCTCTGGCAAGCCTGGCATTGTTTACCAGCTCAGCTATCTGAAGCTCATCATGAGCATCGAATATTGTTCCAGGTCTAAGAGCATCTCCAAGGCTTATAACAGCGTTGTACTCTCTGAAAAGCTCTAGCAGATACTCCCAGTGCTTGATGTATGGATTCTCAGAATTGTTTTCAAGCATCCACACAGCCAGCATAGAACCACCTCTACTAACAATCGGCATAAGCCTATCACTCTTCAAAGCCTTTTCAGCAAGCTCTTTAGATATCCCAGCATGTATAGTCATAAAGTCTACGCCATCCCTTAACTGCTTCTCAACAACAGAAATGAAGAAATCAGATGGTATAGACAGCCCATACCTAGCAACACCCTCAATCCAAGCCTGATAAGTAGGCACAGTCCCAAAGGGAAGAGGCCTAGAAGCATCAATAAGCCTCTTCCTAACCTCATCAAGATTACCACCAGTTGATAGATCCATTATAGTATCAGAGCCATACTCAACAGCAACCCTAGCCTTCTCAACCTCCATATCAAGATTAACGACAGTCCCACTAGTACCGATATTCACATTAATCTTAGTCGAAAGCCCATCACCAATAGCA
Above is a genomic segment from Ignisphaera sp. containing:
- a CDS encoding cation diffusion facilitator family transporter, whose amino-acid sequence is MYGKEDERKYAGYLEGLVSIIVNTLLFIVKFYYGVLFNSIAVIADSIHTLSDSLTSVVVILGFWIGYKPADKEHPFGHGRAELVASTVIGSMLIMVGIDFIQRSFNKLLSREGLIFSWILVIVLASSAIAKELLAIWAIRLGKKYNASSIIADAWHHRSDAIASALLAVAILFGEMLWWLDGVLGIVVSIMIIVVAVKLVTESASELLGKAPTNEEIKELDKIVSEVSPMVKDLHHIHVHRYGMHTEVTLHIRLDPNTSLDKAHEIASEIEKKIRERLGWEATVHVEPNIKEKK
- a CDS encoding SufS family cysteine desulfurase; translated protein: MLNVDEIRKDFPILNRLIHERKLVYFDNAASTLKPIQVIDAIANFYKNHYANVHRGFHTLSQEASQMYEQAHETLAKFINAYSWDEIIFVNNTTEGLNLVAYSWGLHNINEGDEIVLTVMDHHSSMLPWRHIAKMRNAKVKYVNVTPDGYLDYNHLDEIITEKTKVVAFPIASNVLGTINDVSRIVKRAKEVGALVVADGAQSVPHIPTNVRELGVDFLAFSGHKMLGPTGSGVLWGRRDLLQELKPFKVGGDTIRDVTLDDVVWLDPPWRFEAGTPNIEAAIGLATAAEYLMKIGMENVRRHEIELVEHTLKLLVESFGDEIRYYGPRNPEHKTGVVAFNVKNLHFHIVAQALDYFGIAVRSGMHCAHPLHYALRISYEDPPPTSIPSNVDERLKRFGSVRASFYIYNTKEEVGYFVGTLSMIISLREQLKTKPVEAVCTGT
- the rpiA gene encoding ribose-5-phosphate isomerase RpiA codes for the protein MSSSIDVAKYRATEEALKRILNLRPRILGVGTGSTVDIFLDLLVKRRELGDAKFVCASLYTAQRLVENGFTVLQLSTVDKVDVYVDGADEVDRELNMIKGGGGASTLEKIIAYASNYRIYMVDYTKLVNRLGEKHAIPVEVLPEALSIVYKRLREMGFEATIRFVKSGKYGYVVSDTRGVIVDVRPSQEFSARELAYTLKSIPGVVETGLFVDMADEVIVGYPDRVEVLRKNKV
- a CDS encoding molybdenum cofactor guanylyltransferase; this translates as MLVAAILAGGRSSRFGFGINKCLYPVLGRPMILYIYSKILKTRFFVDVYAIVSMNDAEEVYSLGLNVIIDNYLVGPLPAVYQALNMFSNVFIVACDMPLVDVSSIERMVSMCPDDADACIPKWGSTGYKEPLFAIYRNSLLALLERCFHREELSITKCLDNSGRLANILYLDVNKIFMDPYKELFNLNTPKDLKQFYILLGDAHV
- a CDS encoding DUF131 domain-containing protein; protein product: MSIIPIIFMVLLATAFALILLGFLLIFIESLRGYRGEEKKVEGGAVVIIGPIPFVFGTNKEVSKILVILAIVLTIVVAITFIVLNQLLAPS
- a CDS encoding NUDIX hydrolase — its product is MFDEEPTILRDEFVCKGRRVALYRRVVRWRNNIIEKDLVKFGKAVVIVPVLDDGRIVFVKQWRASVSSWVLEVPAGRVENNEDLKDAALRELREETGFVAEELTPLARAFVSPGYSDEVQTIFVAKKLRFVGAQPEAGEIINVVYMTPQEYLNSLNDNSIADLKSLAAILLYLNCSKSGKC
- a CDS encoding TIM barrel protein, with protein sequence MAKIVLGTNLSWAVKRWPMPEDWSEIVAKLDIKYVQFSFDLLDPRSTQDAVDHMAGLILDAVKRYGIVIHSTFTGLAAYSFNLLSHPDPIMRMDALDWYIKAADFTAKLGVKATGGHIAAKSVKDYNDPGRRAYIDSVLYDAVRVLRRYAQAKGLEMILWEPMPVPRETPWTMAETEEVLRKANEGSGAAVKLNIDVGHQCTLQGAEASPYEWLKRFAPQSPGIHIQQTDGKADRHWPFTEEYNKIGIIKPDKIVEAIDQSGAKEVYLLLEYIPPFEAPDDEVLKNLEITIKYLKQFMPTT
- a CDS encoding 4Fe-4S ferredoxin codes for the protein MSLCESWLWSTWVKTPCLRGDLLIVSACLRNINSRIVEEMAKGKTVLYACPEREHPALYGKIASIVRSSKPKSITVVTVDGSPHCFQLHAAVNEAEYILGEKIYRKHYVVVNGEKLIEISPDAVRVARYLHLVDKLLKRSPEILEELKQHSLEYKKSLELEQH
- the thiC gene encoding phosphomethylpyrimidine synthase ThiC, producing MVRKMVDENVVKGVASIEGVDVDFVRRGVESGRIVVFGNVRRGDVKLVAIGDGLSTKINVNIGTSGTVVNLDMEVEKARVAVEYGSDTIMDLSTGGNLDEVRKRLIDASRPLPFGTVPTYQAWIEGVARYGLSIPSDFFISVVEKQLRDGVDFMTIHAGISKELAEKALKSDRLMPIVSRGGSMLAVWMLENNSENPYIKHWEYLLELFREYNAVISLGDALRPGTIFDAHDELQIAELVNNARLARDAISKGVQVMIEGPGHMTLDKVVADIKLMKSLSGGVPYYVLGPLVTDAAVGYDHIASAIGAAIASAAGADLICYLTPSEHLGLPNPEQVKEGLIAAKIAAHAGDLVKLGSRAGRVDAEISIARAVLDWEKQIRLSPDPKKTLAIRTQFEGNLKSCTMCGQYCVFLLLDKWLKNRGGVTVESLLKRLEKGGAYEFV